One window of Aerococcus tenax genomic DNA carries:
- a CDS encoding nucleoside hydrolase produces MRQVIIDTDPGTDDSLAILLALSQPDIEVLGLTTVQGNQPLDQINANATSLVNYLGLTTPVYPGSDYRSRNPVIKASQRQAYHGGRGMGSLELPPREELLAEESAVDFIIRAVKTNPKKVNILTLGPLTNLARCLEKEPDLVNDLGQVYSMGGGIHKGKLTPVTEFNYGYDAQAAQSVYQQIGTQTPITMCGLDATYQAVYTPEIVQAIEDHFSKLSELFHALFDGQIKTYQERESLPGCIIHDVMAFMVYYDPDFVEAAPLTAMTIVTDSNLAQGLCVADLEGRFDQVANAQVVMKINPDRYFDRLMEAFMHLETHLP; encoded by the coding sequence ATGCGTCAAGTGATTATTGATACTGATCCCGGTACTGATGATAGCCTGGCTATCTTACTGGCCCTCAGCCAGCCTGATATCGAAGTACTTGGTCTCACAACGGTTCAGGGAAACCAGCCTTTAGATCAGATTAATGCCAATGCCACTAGCTTGGTCAACTATCTGGGGTTAACCACTCCGGTGTACCCCGGTTCAGACTATAGGAGTCGGAATCCGGTCATAAAAGCGAGTCAGCGCCAAGCCTATCACGGAGGTAGGGGAATGGGGAGTTTAGAGCTTCCTCCTCGAGAAGAGCTTTTGGCTGAAGAGAGCGCGGTTGACTTTATTATCCGAGCGGTTAAGACTAATCCTAAAAAGGTGAATATTCTAACATTGGGCCCACTGACTAATTTAGCTCGTTGTTTGGAAAAAGAGCCCGACTTAGTTAATGACCTAGGTCAGGTTTATTCCATGGGCGGTGGTATCCATAAAGGTAAGCTGACGCCGGTGACGGAATTTAACTATGGCTATGATGCCCAGGCTGCCCAGAGCGTTTACCAGCAAATTGGGACTCAAACACCGATCACTATGTGTGGTTTGGATGCTACTTACCAGGCTGTTTATACGCCTGAGATTGTTCAAGCTATAGAAGATCATTTTTCAAAGCTTTCTGAGCTATTCCATGCCTTATTTGATGGGCAAATCAAAACCTACCAAGAGCGGGAGAGCTTACCGGGCTGTATTATCCATGATGTTATGGCCTTTATGGTCTATTATGACCCTGACTTTGTTGAAGCAGCTCCCTTAACCGCTATGACCATTGTGACCGATAGCAACTTGGCCCAGGGGCTCTGTGTAGCAGACTTGGAAGGCCGCTTTGACCAGGTGGCTAATGCGCAAGTAGTGATGAAAATTAATCCTGACCGCTATTTTGACCGACTAATGGAGGCTTTTATGCATTTAGAGACTCACTTGCCCTAA